DNA sequence from the Antarctobacter heliothermus genome:
CGTGCATACAATGTATGATTAATTAATTATCTTTCGCGCAACGAGGCTCAGGGGTAACAACAGTATTTGTGAGAGATCGAACATAATGAGTTTGTTTTCGTTCGAATCTCATCCGCGCAGGCAAAATGCACTCTCCCCGGAGTGTCTGACGTCAGCGCCTATGGGTCCAAACAGGGGGATTTGATAAGAGAGAGTTCTTGGCTCATCGTGACCCCTGAGGAGCGGAAGATGAGACAGACAACCGGAACACGGAAAAGTCCTGGCGAGAAGATCGTCAACGAAATCAAACGGGCGACTCGCAAACATTATTCGTCGGAAGAGAAGATCAGGATCGTGCTGGACGGCCTTGGTGGGTAACCGCGCCATTGGGACCGCCTGCCTGTTTGGCATGACGACGACAAGCTTGAGACTGTCATGTCGGTTGGGGGTGGCGAGGCAAGAGTGACGCAGGTTGCGCAGTGCCATGAGATTAAGCGGCAATAAACTTACGCTTGGTGTCATGACTTCAACAGAGAGGGCCTCTGATCTCCGAATGTCAGGGCGCTGTTTTTCCGGTAGATCCGCCTGTGGAGCAGGCATCGGTCGCTCGCTGAATTGCGACTTCGAGGCGGGCGCAGTTTGCAATTTGATAGCACGATTGATTCCGCTGCGCTGGCGATGCTGATCCGCGTGGTGGGCGTCACACATGATCGGCCCCGGCGCTGGAGTGCATGTGTAGGGGGCGTCGTCGAAGCCAGGTGGCGCCATTTCGAGCCCGATACGGGCATCTGGACTGTGCGGTCACGCAGCAACAAAGAGGACGCCGGGCGCATGAAGTCCGACCGCCCTTACTCACTGCGGCTGCCAGATCGGCACTTTCGGCAGTTGGCCAACCCATCTGCCGAGTTCGTTTTTGAGAGCCCAGCGACGCGCGGTCATTTCTCGCCGAATGCACTCATGAAGAGTCTCAAGTGTTTTGATGCGAGTCTGACCAACCACGGGTTCCGAAACGCGATCAAAGAGTTTTGCCGTCGCGCCGAGCCGCCGTTTTTTGATCACGTCGCCGATGCATTTTGTGACCATGCCCTGAATGGAACAGATGCGAGCTACAGGTGCATGGACACATCTGAGGGCAGGGCGGCTCTTGCCGAACTGCTGTCAGTTTCATTACCCAATCGCAATGCTGATGTCTGAAAAGCGCGCTGGCAAGATTGAAGTGGCTGTAATCGGCCATGTTGGTCGCCCAAAATCAATCTGGAGTTTGAAAGGCCTTCGGGGAACTTCGACCTTTTCATCCGTTTGAACGTTCTTCAAAAAAAATATTTAGGGCGGGGACCTCCGTCCAGCAGTGACGACAGTGAGTCATGCTCCACGACGGGCGTCGAGGCTGGAGTTTTTCAGCAACTCGCTAGGTCTGATAAAGCAACATTTCTTTACATAATCGCCTTCAGATCATTCCGTTCAAGACGCGAAAGGATCCGCACGCAGGGCCACAAGATCACCAGATAGATCAGCGCTGCCAAAACCAACGGCGTGGAATCAAAAGTCACGCCCTGTGCGATCCGCGCGCTGCGCAACAACTCTGCAATAGCAACGACAGAGGCGAGAGAGGTGGCCTTGAACAACTCGATCGAGTTGCTCAGCAATGGCGGCAACACATTGCGCAGAGCTTGCGGCAGAACGACGTAAATCATTGTCGACGCGCCGCTTAGTCCAGTTGAGCGCGCCGCTTCGGTCTGCCCTTTGGGGATCGACAGGATGCCGGCTCGAATGATCTCGGCAAAATAGCTGGACCCATTCAACGTCATGGCTAGCGCAAAGGCCGGCACTTCGGGCAGGCGCAGCCCCAGAAACGGCAAGGCGTAAAAAACAAAGATTATCAGCACCAGCGGCGGAAACGACCGGAAGAAATCGATGTAGACAAAGGTTAGCAGCCGCACCGGGCGCGCCCCTTTGGCCGCGACGATGCCGACCAGCAATCCGGCCAAAAAGGCAAGCGGCAGGATGATCGCCCCCAGCCACAGCGTGGTTATCAGGCCGTACTTCAGATACGGCACTGCCTGTGAAATCGCGTCTAGACTAAACATGCGTTATCTCACCACTGAATAGCGGGCTTCAATCCTACGGCTGAGTAGAACAAGCGGAAAGAACAGGGCTACATAGAGAATGGCCACCAGCGTCAACGGCGTCGGATTGGCATATAGGGCCTGTTGGCTAGACGCCTGATTCAACATCTCGGACACCGAAATGACAGAGGCCAGCGCCGTGTTCTTGGTGATGTTGATCATCTTGTTGGTCAACGGCGGAATGACCATCTGCACGGCTTGAAGCAAGACAATGCTGCCCAGCGTCTGGGTAAAGGTCAGGCCAGTCGAACGCCCCGCCTCCCATTGTCCTTGGTCGACGGCGATGATCCCGGACCAGATGATTTCTTCGGCAAAGGCGGCCATGACCAGTGACAAGACCAGAACGACCGCAACAAATCCCGACAGTCGGATGCCGATTTCAGGCAGCGCGAAATAGACGACGATCAGCAGGACCAGCGCGGGAATGGACCGCAGCACATCAGCAAAAATAATGATCGCCAGATTGACCAGCCGGATGTGAAAGGCACGCAGGCAGGCCAGCAACAGCCCCAGCGCAAGCCCGAAAACGATGGTCAACGCTGCAATGATAAGCGTCGTCACAAGCCCCTTCAAAAGAAAGGGAAATGATTTGACGATAATGTCCCAGTCGAAGAAGTATTGCAGGATGGCATTCATCAGCCGCTCTCCGATCCGGCACGAAAACTACGCAAAAAATCGGCAAGGCGCGGGTTCGTGCTGTCGCGAAAGATGTGGTCGGGCGGTCCTTGGTCTACGATACGGCCTTGGTCCATGAACACGATCCGGTCTGCCACATCACGGGCAAAGGCCATTTCGTGGGTGACGACGACCATGGTCTTGCCGTCATCGCTCAGCTTGCGCATCACCGACAGGACTTCGGCTACCAATTCAGGATCCAGCGCCGAGGTCGGTTCGTCGAACAGGAACAGCTTGGGTTCCAGAGCCATCGACCGGGCGATCCCGACCCGCTGTTGCTGGCCGCCCGAAAGCTGCATCGGCCTCGCGCAATAACGCCCCTCCAGCCCGACCTGATCCAATGCGGCGCGCGCCCGTCGGGCGGCTTCGCCGCGCGGCAGTTTCAGGACTTTGCGCAGCGCAAGCGCGACATTCGCTTCGGCGCTGAGATGCGGGTAAAGATTGAACGCCTGAAACACCATGCCGATCTGGCGGCGCATCCCATTCAGGTCACGGCGCGCGGCAGTCACATCGGCACCATCTAGAAAGATAGCCCCCTGCGTGGGCTCTTCTAGCCGATTGATGCAGCGCAACAGGGTGGATTTGCCCGACCCCGAAGGCCCGATCAACGCCACAAGTTCGCCGCGCCGCACCGAGAGGTCGATGCCCTTGAGCACTGCGGTCTTTCCAAAGCTCTTGTGCAGTCCTCGGATTTCCAACAGAGGGGCGGCCCCGGTTTCTACCGGAGCCACCACAGGTTGCGTCGATGCCATCACTTGCAATCCGGCACATGAAACGTAGCGTCATAGCCTTTGAACCCGACGGGGCCGAAACCAGCGTAGACCTTCATGATTGAGTTGACCGGCTCCGGGTATTCGCCAAACCACTTTTCGTGCAGTTCATGCATCGTGCCATCAAGCTTCATGCATTCCATCGCGACCTCGATGGTATTGCGCAATTCCACATCTACAGGACGCACAGCATAGGCGATATCCTTGTCGGTGTAGATCCGAGCAACGACTTTGAGCTTCTTGTTGTTCTTAGCCGCATGCTGCGCCACGAACATGTTGACGATATCGGCATCGGCGCGGCCGGTCACAACCGCCTGCATCGCATCGGTGTCCTTGTCGTAACGCTGAACGGTGAACCCGTATTTTTCAGCATTGGCCGTCGCCCAGATGTCTGTCTGGCTGCCATTGTTGGTTGCCAATATCTTGCCGTTCAGATCTTCGGGGCTGGCAATGGTGTCGTTGCTTTCGGCCGCAACCAAAGCCAGGCCGCTGGTCAGGTAGCCTTCGGTGAACAGCAGTTCGTCGGCACGGGTTTCGGTGATCTGCATCGGTGCCACAATCATGTCATAGCGTTCGGCGAATAGCCCGGCAAAGATCGCCGAAAAGTTCACGTCGATCACTTCGACACCGTCGCGACCGATGCGCTTGGCGATCTCTTCGGCGACATCAATCGAAAAGCCCGATGTGTCGCCCGACGCGCTGCGCATGGCCCAGGGCGCATAGCCGACATCTGCTGCAACCCGCAGCGGTTCGGCCGATGCTGCCCCCGGAAGCGCCAGCAGCGGTGCCACAACCGCGCCGATCAGCGCCATAGTGCGCATGATGTTGAGTCCACTCGTTTGCATATCAAGCTCCTTGAATGTGCTTGCATTTGATTTTCGGATTGCCCTAAGTTGTACGGACAACCGTATCTCTGCACAGTTCACTTCGATAGACAAGGATTATCTAAATGGCATCTTCAAACCTTCGTTGCGCCTTTCTTGGTATGGGAGCGGCCGGTTCAGGGCTTGCCATCGAAACCGTACGACGGGGCGGAACGATCTCTGGCTGGCACGATCCGAACACCGAAATCGCTGATGCTGTCGCCTTTCGTGGAGGTCTTGCTTACGAAGGTATCGTTGGACGTGGCGCGATCAGCCTGCCCCCTGCCGCCGAGAACTCTTCCGAAGCGGTGCGCGATGCGGATATCGTGTTTGTTTCTTGCACGGCGGACAAACACGCCGACCTGGCAAAGGCCGTCGCTCCAGCGTTGACCGCCGAACAACTTGTTGTCCTGCATTGCGGCTATGTAGGTGGAACCAAGGTGTTTGGCGATATCGTAGCGGCCAATGGCGGAGCCCCGGCGCGGCTGTTTGAACTGAACAACACATTACACCTTGCAGGCAAGATCTCCCCCTCGACGTTTGTCGCACGCAGCACCAAGAAGTGGCTTGAAATTTCAGGAAAATCTGAAGACACGGAGGGTTCGACCTATCGCGCTATGATGCAGATGTTCCCCGAGTTCGAATACTCTGAAAACATCCTGCTCAACGGTTTGAACAATCCAAATTTCATCGGCCATGTACCGGCTTATGTCGGGAATGCGGTGCTGCATGACCGTGATCTTGGCGAGATGACCACCGGAATTCTGCATTTCCACGAGGCCCGGATGGGCCGCGTCAACCTGCTGTGCGCCGCGGTCGAGGCCGAACGTGATGCCTTGATTTCGGGGCTGGGTTTGAAGCCCCTGCCGACCCGCGAATTTGACCGCCGCGCTTACCCTGCAGGCAGCCGCCTGGAGGGCGGGATTGCCCGCTTTGGACCCAAGGTACAGAAACGCTATGTCACCGAAGACTTGCCCTGCGCCTTGGTGCCGATGGAAAGCATCGGACGTCATTTCGGCATTGAAACACCATTGATTAGTGGTTTGATTAATATGGTTAATATCTTTGAGGGGGTTGATTTCAGAAAGCACGGCAGAAACGTCGAGATGCTGTCTGCCAAATGGCTGGAAAGTTTCTGCGCCCGCGCCTAAAAAATCGGCCGCCATGCTTGGTAATTGTGCGCGTTGGCAAGCGCCTGGAGGGGGAACGGACGAATGAGCGGCATGCCTTTATACCTGAGCCTGCAAAACGAGATCCTGGCGGCCATAGCCCGAGGCGAATATGTTGCCGGAGATCTCTTGCCGACCGAACAGGAATACTGCGAACGATTTGGTGTCAGCCGGGCGACGGTACGAAAGGCGCTGCAAAACCTGTCGACCGATGGACGGGTGGTGCGCAAACACGGGATTGGCACCTATGTCCATTCGTCCGAGCAGCCCGGTCAGTCGGTAAAGTTTCGCGGCTTTCTGGAGGATGTGCTGGTGCATGATCCGGAAAACAGGTTCCACCGCGTATACAAGCGGGAATGCCGGTTTCCAGAGGCCATTCTGGATCTGTTTGGCGATAACGCTGTGCCTGAAGGATCGGTCAGCCTGTCGACCGTCAGCCGCCGGGGGCAGACGATCATGGCAGGTCTGATTCATCTGCCCGCGCCCTCTTGTGACCATGATACCGAGGCGGCCTATGCAACCAGCGAACAGCCGACAGTCGTGATGCTGCGCAAGGCGGGCATCTACATCGCGCGCGGCCAGCAACGAATTCAGCCGATCATTGTTGAACAGGACATCGCTACCCTACTGGGGGTTTCGGTGGGCATTCCACTGCTGCGCGCCACACGGGTCTATTTCGACATCAAGGGCCGCGCTGTGGCTGTCATCCAGACCACCTATCACCCAACCAACCACGAAATGGTCATCGACCTGCTGCCAAGGTAGGGCGACTGATTTTCGGAAACTGGAAAGAGAACTTATGACGCACGACATGGATCTGGTCATCCGCAATGCACATTGCGCCACGGCTTGCATGACTTTCGATTGCGATATTGGCGTCAAGGACGGCGTGATCCGCCAATTGGGCGGCAAGATGTCCAGCCCCGATGAGATCGACGCCAACGGTCGCTGGGTGCTGCCGGGCGGGATCGACAGCCATGTCCATTTTGATCAACGCAAGACCCATGGCGGGCAGAATGCCGATGACTTCTATACCGGCACCGTTTCTGCCGCCTGTGGTGGCACGACAACGGTGATCCCCTTTGCGGCCCAACACCGGACCCAGTCGGTGAAATGGGCGATTGAAGAATATCACGCCCGTGCCACCGGCAATGCAGTGATCGACTATAACTTTCACCTGATCCTGTCCGATCCGGCGCACCCTGACTTTACCGAAGAACTGTCCGAGGTTTGTGACGCCGGGATAAAATCGCTGAAGGTGTTCACGACCTATCCGGCAATCCGACTGGACGACGACGCACTGCTGGATATCTTTAACAAGGCCAAACTGCATGGCTGTCTGGTCATGGTGCATTGCGAAAACAGCGGTATCATCGATTTTGTGACCCAGCGGCTGCTCGATCAGGACATGACCGCGCCGAAATACCATCTGGCATCGCGTCCAGCCATCGCCGAGGCCGAAGCTGTGATGCGCATCTGCGCGATTGCTGAATTGTTCAACGTGCCGACGATGATCGTGCACGTCTCATCCGGACGGTCGCTAAAGATCATCGATATGGCCCGTGACAACGGGGCCACGATCTTTGCTGAAACCTGCACCCAATATCTGACGCTGCCGCAGTCCTTGCTAGATCAGCCCGATCAGGAAGGCGCCAAGGGCATTTGTAGCCCGCCGTTGCGCAGCGCTGCGGAATCCGAGGCCTTGTGGCAGGCCGTCTGTGACGGCACGCTTGACGTAGTATCCTCTGACCACAGTCCCTATCGTTTTGACGAAACCGGGAAATTCGCACATGGGCGCGACGTGCCATTCACCCGTATTTCCAACGGATTGCCGGGCGTAGAGCTGCGGATGCCACTGTTTTTCACCCATGCCGTCCAGACCGGCCGGATCGACATCAACCGCTTTGTCGCCCTAACCTCGGCGAATGCGGCGGAAATCTATGGGCTGTCGGGGCGCAAGGGCACGATTGCCGTGGGTGCTGACGCCGATCTGTGCATCTGGGACGATGACTATCGCTGGACGATCAACAACGACCGGATGCACCACAATGTCGATTTCACCCCCTACGAAGGCATGGAAGTCACCGCATGGCCTGCCGTCACGCTCAGCCGTGGGCGCGTTGTGGCCCGTTATCACGATTTTACCGGTACCCGCGGCGACGGGCAATTCCTTGTCGCAGATGCCGCCCTTACTCGCCACGAAATGACTGCAACTCAGAAAGAACTTAACGCGTTCGGGTTGCGCCTATCCCCGCGCCAGTAGCTCCTCACTTTACTCTACGGACTGAGAACCTACCGCCAAGCAGATCGCTTCAAAGCCGCCGTCGCGCAGCCGGGCATCCAACTGCTCGCAATTGCGAGGACGGCGAGCCACCTCCAGCATCCGGCGTTGGATTTTAATGGCCTTCTCCGTGTTGTGGAGAGTTTCAGCGATCTGCAGGATGCGTTCGCCGTGACCTGAGACCCGTTTTCTCGACCATTTTGAGGTGGAATCCGTCCCAATGTGCTCTGTAACCCAACGTTGGACAGCCATAGGCTGGCATTTCCCAGCTTTTTAACGATGACGGGCTGGTGGCGGCATCGGGAAAGCGCTTGGCGAACTGTACGTTGTATCCGATCGCACAGTGAGGTCTGACTCCGTTGTCGTGGTGACGTCGATCCTCCAGCTTTTCGTGGGCGTCCGTAAGGCATATGAACCGGTGTGCTTAAAGGCATTCCGACCGTTGCTTGCTGTTGAATGCTTCGATGAAGTCGTTGTCCGTGGGTTTTCCGGGTCGTGAAAAGTCCAGCGTGACCGGGTTGGTGTAGGCCCAAAGATCCAGATCGCGCGAAATGAACTCGCTGCCCTTGTCGACCCTGCTCGTATTTGGACAGCCGATCGTCCCACAGACCCGCGCGAGCGTCTTCCGGATCTCCGCCTTGATAGCTGACGCGCGAATCGGCCGCCGGGCAGAGCCGGGGATGTGTATCGACGATGGACAGAATGCGGAGCTTCTTTTCCAGGGCAGGCTGGTCGTGAACGAAATCCCTCCTGCACACGCAATGCATATGCTGTCGGGCAAGATATCGCCCAGACGTCGTTCGGCCCAGTGGACTCCTGACTGTCGTCTGATGCTTTGTCTACTCCCGGCGCTTCGGGTGCTTGTTCCTAAGCTGCAGGCACAACTCGTTGTAAATCCAGCGGGTCTTCTTGGCATTGATCTCCCAACCAAGGAATTGTTGTGGAAAACTCCAGCTAAAATCGAGGACGTTTCCGGGGGTCACATCAGGGCAGAGCAGGGGTCAGTCAACAAATGGTTCGACTTGAAGCGTCTGGCCCGGAATTACCATGTCGCACTTCGGTGGGATGACCGCGATCCCCCTTGCCTGCGCTAAGGGCGACATGGATGCAGAGGCGCCTTGCCCAAGGCGTATCAGCACCGGACGTCCTACGCTATCACGCTCTGACCAAGTGACTGGCACATATTCACGCCGCCCGGTCCTGCGCCGATAAGTAAAGCCCGCAACAGCGGGCAGCCAAGTATCCGGCTTTTCCAAAAGACCAGCCATCCGTCGCAGCGCTGGCCGCGCGATCTGCGCAAAGGTGATCGCGGCGGCATAGGGGTTGCCGGGTAGGCCGACATAAAGCGTTTGACCAAGCCGGCCGATGGTCAGCGGCTTGCCCGGGCGGATGGCGACCTTGAGCACGTCGAGTTCCGCAGCCTCCGCCCGCAGCGCATCCAGAATATGATCTTCTTCGCCCGCCGAAACACCGCCCGAGGAAATCACGACGTCATTTGTCTGCGCGGCATGGCGAATGGCTTTGCGGATGCTGGCGGGGTCGTCCGGCCGGATGCCGAGGTCGGTCAGGTTGACCCACGGTAGCCCGGACAGCGTTGTCCCCAGAAGCACGCGGTTGGAGTTGTAAATTTGTCCCGGCCCTAGGCCGCTGCCCGGCTCGGATAGTTCGTTTCCGGTGGACAGTATAGCCACGCGCACCCGGGGGCGGACAGCAACGGACGCCACGCCACAGCCCGCGAGCAGCGCAAGTCGGGGCGGCGTCAGCGTCAGCCCGGCGGCCAGAGCCGGTGCGCCTTGGGCCACATCCTCTCCTCGGCGACGGATGTTTTGACCCAACTTTGGGCGTTCCGTCAGCGATATCATACCCCCGGTGCTTACGACTTGTTCCTGCATCACGATGGCATCGGCCCCGAAGGGCACCGGTGCGCCGGTGAAAATACGCGCCGCCGAACCCGCAGCAAGTGAAAGGGCGCGCGCGTCGCCCGCCGCAATCCGGGCCACCACAGGCAGATGCCACGGGCCGTTCCCAGTCAGGTCGACAAGGCGCACGGCATAGCCATCCATGGCGGAATTGTCGAAGGGCGGCAGCGCAGATGTCGACACGACAGGCGCAGCGCTCACACGACCAACCGCCTTACCGAGGGCGAGCATCTCGTGGCCTACCACCGGACAGGCGGCGGCAATGGCGCGCAGTCGCGCAGCATCAACCGACAAGGTCGGGCTGGATTTTCCAGCCGAACAGGAAACAGCCGCTGTCATGTCATCTCCTCTCAGAAAACCCGCCCCCGAAAAACGGGGGCGGG
Encoded proteins:
- a CDS encoding amino acid ABC transporter permease; amino-acid sequence: MFSLDAISQAVPYLKYGLITTLWLGAIILPLAFLAGLLVGIVAAKGARPVRLLTFVYIDFFRSFPPLVLIIFVFYALPFLGLRLPEVPAFALAMTLNGSSYFAEIIRAGILSIPKGQTEAARSTGLSGASTMIYVVLPQALRNVLPPLLSNSIELFKATSLASVVAIAELLRSARIAQGVTFDSTPLVLAALIYLVILWPCVRILSRLERNDLKAIM
- a CDS encoding amino acid ABC transporter permease, whose amino-acid sequence is MNAILQYFFDWDIIVKSFPFLLKGLVTTLIIAALTIVFGLALGLLLACLRAFHIRLVNLAIIIFADVLRSIPALVLLIVVYFALPEIGIRLSGFVAVVLVLSLVMAAFAEEIIWSGIIAVDQGQWEAGRSTGLTFTQTLGSIVLLQAVQMVIPPLTNKMINITKNTALASVISVSEMLNQASSQQALYANPTPLTLVAILYVALFFPLVLLSRRIEARYSVVR
- a CDS encoding amino acid ABC transporter ATP-binding protein — translated: MASTQPVVAPVETGAAPLLEIRGLHKSFGKTAVLKGIDLSVRRGELVALIGPSGSGKSTLLRCINRLEEPTQGAIFLDGADVTAARRDLNGMRRQIGMVFQAFNLYPHLSAEANVALALRKVLKLPRGEAARRARAALDQVGLEGRYCARPMQLSGGQQQRVGIARSMALEPKLFLFDEPTSALDPELVAEVLSVMRKLSDDGKTMVVVTHEMAFARDVADRIVFMDQGRIVDQGPPDHIFRDSTNPRLADFLRSFRAGSESG
- a CDS encoding transporter substrate-binding domain-containing protein, whose amino-acid sequence is MQTSGLNIMRTMALIGAVVAPLLALPGAASAEPLRVAADVGYAPWAMRSASGDTSGFSIDVAEEIAKRIGRDGVEVIDVNFSAIFAGLFAERYDMIVAPMQITETRADELLFTEGYLTSGLALVAAESNDTIASPEDLNGKILATNNGSQTDIWATANAEKYGFTVQRYDKDTDAMQAVVTGRADADIVNMFVAQHAAKNNKKLKVVARIYTDKDIAYAVRPVDVELRNTIEVAMECMKLDGTMHELHEKWFGEYPEPVNSIMKVYAGFGPVGFKGYDATFHVPDCK
- a CDS encoding NAD/NADP octopine/nopaline dehydrogenase family protein; protein product: MGAAGSGLAIETVRRGGTISGWHDPNTEIADAVAFRGGLAYEGIVGRGAISLPPAAENSSEAVRDADIVFVSCTADKHADLAKAVAPALTAEQLVVLHCGYVGGTKVFGDIVAANGGAPARLFELNNTLHLAGKISPSTFVARSTKKWLEISGKSEDTEGSTYRAMMQMFPEFEYSENILLNGLNNPNFIGHVPAYVGNAVLHDRDLGEMTTGILHFHEARMGRVNLLCAAVEAERDALISGLGLKPLPTREFDRRAYPAGSRLEGGIARFGPKVQKRYVTEDLPCALVPMESIGRHFGIETPLISGLINMVNIFEGVDFRKHGRNVEMLSAKWLESFCARA
- a CDS encoding GntR family transcriptional regulator, encoding MSGMPLYLSLQNEILAAIARGEYVAGDLLPTEQEYCERFGVSRATVRKALQNLSTDGRVVRKHGIGTYVHSSEQPGQSVKFRGFLEDVLVHDPENRFHRVYKRECRFPEAILDLFGDNAVPEGSVSLSTVSRRGQTIMAGLIHLPAPSCDHDTEAAYATSEQPTVVMLRKAGIYIARGQQRIQPIIVEQDIATLLGVSVGIPLLRATRVYFDIKGRAVAVIQTTYHPTNHEMVIDLLPR
- the hydA gene encoding dihydropyrimidinase, which translates into the protein MTHDMDLVIRNAHCATACMTFDCDIGVKDGVIRQLGGKMSSPDEIDANGRWVLPGGIDSHVHFDQRKTHGGQNADDFYTGTVSAACGGTTTVIPFAAQHRTQSVKWAIEEYHARATGNAVIDYNFHLILSDPAHPDFTEELSEVCDAGIKSLKVFTTYPAIRLDDDALLDIFNKAKLHGCLVMVHCENSGIIDFVTQRLLDQDMTAPKYHLASRPAIAEAEAVMRICAIAELFNVPTMIVHVSSGRSLKIIDMARDNGATIFAETCTQYLTLPQSLLDQPDQEGAKGICSPPLRSAAESEALWQAVCDGTLDVVSSDHSPYRFDETGKFAHGRDVPFTRISNGLPGVELRMPLFFTHAVQTGRIDINRFVALTSANAAEIYGLSGRKGTIAVGADADLCIWDDDYRWTINNDRMHHNVDFTPYEGMEVTAWPAVTLSRGRVVARYHDFTGTRGDGQFLVADAALTRHEMTATQKELNAFGLRLSPRQ
- a CDS encoding molybdopterin molybdotransferase MoeA, with protein sequence MTAAVSCSAGKSSPTLSVDAARLRAIAAACPVVGHEMLALGKAVGRVSAAPVVSTSALPPFDNSAMDGYAVRLVDLTGNGPWHLPVVARIAAGDARALSLAAGSAARIFTGAPVPFGADAIVMQEQVVSTGGMISLTERPKLGQNIRRRGEDVAQGAPALAAGLTLTPPRLALLAGCGVASVAVRPRVRVAILSTGNELSEPGSGLGPGQIYNSNRVLLGTTLSGLPWVNLTDLGIRPDDPASIRKAIRHAAQTNDVVISSGGVSAGEEDHILDALRAEAAELDVLKVAIRPGKPLTIGRLGQTLYVGLPGNPYAAAITFAQIARPALRRMAGLLEKPDTWLPAVAGFTYRRRTGRREYVPVTWSERDSVGRPVLIRLGQGASASMSPLAQARGIAVIPPKCDMVIPGQTLQVEPFVD